A genome region from Corvus hawaiiensis isolate bCorHaw1 chromosome 4, bCorHaw1.pri.cur, whole genome shotgun sequence includes the following:
- the ADCK2 gene encoding uncharacterized aarF domain-containing protein kinase 2, translating to MVAGGAARLLPLPVLARAAAARIRPALPGRAGAGRSGLRAGRWGALALAVPAAVPAGTGWKERPGRRGPAWAAERGAERPPRGLLRRLGLVLRLGVRACGLLLRFGPLLLLYPLSRLWPGMGARWLRLLRRAAEAAGPTCVKLGQWASTRRDLFSEAFCDEFSKLHVEVSPHPWGHTDELLRKAFGEDWMGILKFQSREPVGSGCVAQVYKAYADLAAIAGSRAKELEQHSEFRSAFEAWEVSGLRGLLGWLRKRKSKEIRDERSREELSSADCSQGSPVSRMSLMEQMAKPLLNANPSSARHLMPVAIKVLHPGLVQQVQMDLLLMKMGSRIIGLLPGFKWLSLTEIVEEFEKLMMQQIDLRYEARNLERFRQNFLDVDFVKFPTPLWPLVTADVLVETFEESEPISRYLHVEIGTELRQRLAKMGMDMLLKMIFVDNFVHADLHPGNILVQGTARPGSPRPEQVAVVDLCDTLVLEVRPPPRQLRLVLLDAGIVAELQSADMQNFRAVFTAVVQGQGERVAELILHHARANQCQDIEQFKAEMAELVTKFRGSTIALGKLQVGNLLSSVFKLLMTHKVKLESNFASIIFAIMVLEGLGRSLDPELDILEAAKPLLIKTAASALK from the exons ATGGTGGCCGGCGGCGCCGCGCGGCTGCTCCCGCTCCCGGTCCTCGCGCGCGCCGCCGCGGCCAGGATCAggccggcgctgcccgggcgggcgggagcggggcgctCCGGGCTGCGCGCCGGGCGCTGGGGCGCCCTGGCCTTGGCCGTGCCCGCGGCCGTACCCGCTGGGACCGGCTGGAAGGAGAGGCcggggcggcgcggcccggcgTGGGCGGCGGAGCGCGGCGCGGAGCGGCCGCCCCGGGGGCTGCTGCGGCGCTTGGGGCTGGTGCTGCGGCTGGGTGTCCGCGCCTGCGGGCTCCTGCTGCGCTTCgggccgctgctgctgctctacCCGCTGAGCCGCCTGTGGCCCGGCATGGGCGCGCGATGGCTGCGGCTGCTGCGCCGGGCGGCCGAGGCTGCCGGCCCCACGTGTGTCAAGCTGGGCCAGTGGGCTAGCACCCGCAGGGACCTCTTCTCCGAGGCCTTCTGTGACGAGTTTTCCAAGCTGCACGTCGAGGTGAGCCCGCACCCATGGGGCCACACCGACGAGCTCTTGAGGAAGGCCTTTGGTGAGGACTGGATGGGCATCCTCAAGTTCCAGAGCCGGGAGCCGGTCGGCTCGGGCTGCGTTGCCCAGGTGTATAAAGCCTATGCTGACCTCGCTGCTATTGCTGGCTCCCGGGCCAAGGAGCTGGAGCAACACTCGGAGTTCAGGTCTGCCTTTGAAGCGTGGGAAGTGTCAGGCTTAAGAGGCCTCCTCGGGTGgctgagaaagaggaagagcaaggagATACGGGatgagaggagcagggaggaactGAGTTCTGCAGACTGCTCCCAGGGAAGTCCTGTGAGTAGGATGTCCCTTATGGAGCAGATGGCCAAGCCGCTCCTGAATGCAAATCCTTCATCAGCCAGACATCTCATGCCCGTAGCCATTAAA GTCCTGCACCCTGGGCTGGTCCAGCAAGTGCAGATGGATCTGCTTCTGATGAAGATGGGCAGCCGCATCATTGGACTTCTCCCTGGGTTCAAGTGGCTCAGTTTGACAGAGATTGTGGAGGAGTTTGAGAAGCTTATGATGCAGCAG ATTGACTTACGCTACGAAGCCAGAAATCTGGAGCGCTTCCGACAAAATTTCCTAGATGTCGATTTTGTGAAGTTTCCAACTCCCCTTTGGCCCTTGGTAACGGCAGATGTTCTAGTGGAAACATTTGAG GAGAGTGAGCCCATTTCGCGCTACCTGCACGTGGAGATTGGCACAGAGCTGCGGCAGAGACTGGCCAAGATGGGCATGGACATGCTGCTAAAGATG ATCTTTGTTGACAACTTTGTCCACGCTGACCTGCACCCTGGGAACATCCTGGTTCAAGGCACGGCCCGGCCGGGCAGCCCCCGCCCAGAGCAGGTGGCCGTGGTGGACCTGTGTGACACCCTGGTGCTGGAAGTGCGGCCGCCCCCGCGGCAGCTGcgcctggtgctgctggatgctgggatCGTGGCCGAGCTGCAGAGCGCTGACATGCAGAACTTCCGTGCCGTGTTCACAGCTGTGGTCCAGGGCCAG GGGGAGAGGGTGGCAGAGCTGATCCTCCACCACGCCCGTGCCAACCAGTGCCAGGACATCGAGCAGTTCAAGGCTGAGATGGCAGAACTTGTGACCAAGTTCCGGGGGAGCACCATTGCCTTGGGAAAG CTTCAGGTGGGAAATCTCCTCTCGAGTGTCTTCAAACTATTGATGACCCATAAG GTGAAGCTCGAGAGCAATTTTGCTTCCATCATCTTTGCCATCATGGTTCTGGAAGGACTAGGACGTTCACTGGACCCTGAACTGGACATCCTGGAAGCAGCTAAGCCACTGCTCATCAAAACTGCAGCTTCTGCCCTCAAATAG